The sequence CACTTTTTTTTGGATTTGGGATTCGTGAATTCGTGATTCGAATTCACGAATTTACTCTTTCAAAAACTGTCTCAACACATATTGAAGTATTCCTTCATTTTGATAATACGCAACTTCTATTGGTGAATCCAATCGGGCAATTACTTTGAATTCAGTTTCCTTTCCATTATCATCTTTAGCGGTTACCGTTACTTTTTTTGAAGGCGTTAAATCTTTTTCAATACCGGTAATACTGAAAAATTCTTTCCCAGTAAGTCCGTGCGATTTTGCGCTTTCACCTTCCAAATATTGCATTGGCAAAACGCCCATCATTATTAAATTACTTCTATGAATTCGCTCGTAGCTTTCTGCCAAAACTGCTTTTATTCCTAAAAGAATGGTTCCTTTTGCAGCCCAATCCCGTGAAGAACCGCTACCGTATTCTTTTCCAGTGAGCACAATTAGCGGTGTTTTGTCTTTAATATATTTCTGTGCAGCATCGTAAACCGTCATTTCTTCTCCAGAAGGAAGATATCTTGTATAGCCACCTTCTTTTTCTGCCAATTGATTTTTGATACGCACATTTGCAAACGTACCGCGCACCATAACTTCATCATTACCACGGCGCGATCCGTAACTGTTGAAGTTTTTCTTTTCTACACCTCTCGATTTTAAATAAATTCCAGCGGCAGAATCTTCAGCAAAAGCACCTGCGGGCGAAATATGGTCCGTTGTAATACTATCTCCAAGCATCAACAAAGCTCTTGCTCCTTCTATATTTTTAAGCGGTTTAGGATCATCTGAAAGATTGGTAAAAAACGGAACTTCTTTTATATAAGTAGAGTCATCTTCCCACTGATACAGCTTATCATCTGGCACTTCAAGGTTTCGCCATATTTCGTTACCGTCGAAAATTTCGTCGTAATTCTTTTTGAAATCTTTTGGCGTTAAAACTTGACTCATAACCTCGTGAATTTCATCATCTGTTGGCCAAATATCTTTTAAAAAAACAGGCTTACCGTTTCGATCACAGCTTAAAGGTTCTGTTGTGAGATCAATATCCACTCTTCCCGCAATTGCAAAAGCAACTACCAACATTGGCGACATTAAGAAATTCATTTTTACTTGTGGATGAATTCGCGCTTCAAAATTTCGGTTTCCTGAAAGTACGGAAGTAACTATTAAATCATTTTCTTCAACCGCTTTAGAAATTTCTGGTGGCAACGGCCCTGAGTTTCCTATGCAAGAAGTACATCCATAACCAACCAAATGGAAATCTAACGCTTCCAAATCTTTCAAAAGATCTGCTTTTTCAAGATAATCTGTAACCACTTTTGAACCAGGTGCCAAGGATGTTTTTACCCAAGGTTTTACATCTATACCTTGTTCTCTGGCTTTTTTAGCAACCAATCCTGCCCCAATCATTACAAAAGGATTGGAAGTATTGGTGCAAGAAGTTATTGCTGCAATTGCAACAGCACCATCGGATAGCATATATTTTTCATTGCCGTGCGAAATCCAGACAGTTTTTAAACCATCTTTCATCTGGACTTTTTCCACTTCCACATCAGCTGCAATTGTGTGCGACTGCTTTGCTGGTTGCCCTCCGCCTTCTTCCTTCCAGCGCACAAGAGCTTCTTCGCGTGCGGAAGGTTTTATATAATCTCTTCCAAAGGAATCATCCAATAAATCTATAAATTTACTCTTAAAATCTTTTAATTCTATTTTATCTTGT comes from Aequorivita sublithincola DSM 14238 and encodes:
- the acnA gene encoding aconitate hydratase AcnA, with the translated sequence MQQDLYNLKKTLNSSKEKLTYYSLPELEKQGHKIKEMPFSIRILLENALRNYDDFSVTKDHLETILNWTPKQSEKDVAFKPARVLMQDFTGVPAVVDIASLRAEMARKGGDASKINPLIPVDLVIDHSVQVDYFAAQYAYQQNMEEEYKRNKERYTFLKWAQKSFNNFSVVPPGMGICHQINLEYFSKGAIARDGMVFPDTLVGTDSHTPMVNGIGVVAWGVGGIEAEAAILGQPIYFISPEVIGLKLNGKLPVGSTATDLVLTIANLLRKYGVVGKFVEVFGPGVSHLSVPDRATIGNMSPEFGCTITYFPIDHKTLEYMRSSNRSEEQIQLVEDYCKANLLWREDEDKIKYTDVLELDVSTVQPSVAGPKRPQDKIELKDFKSKFIDLLDDSFGRDYIKPSAREEALVRWKEEGGGQPAKQSHTIAADVEVEKVQMKDGLKTVWISHGNEKYMLSDGAVAIAAITSCTNTSNPFVMIGAGLVAKKAREQGIDVKPWVKTSLAPGSKVVTDYLEKADLLKDLEALDFHLVGYGCTSCIGNSGPLPPEISKAVEENDLIVTSVLSGNRNFEARIHPQVKMNFLMSPMLVVAFAIAGRVDIDLTTEPLSCDRNGKPVFLKDIWPTDDEIHEVMSQVLTPKDFKKNYDEIFDGNEIWRNLEVPDDKLYQWEDDSTYIKEVPFFTNLSDDPKPLKNIEGARALLMLGDSITTDHISPAGAFAEDSAAGIYLKSRGVEKKNFNSYGSRRGNDEVMVRGTFANVRIKNQLAEKEGGYTRYLPSGEEMTVYDAAQKYIKDKTPLIVLTGKEYGSGSSRDWAAKGTILLGIKAVLAESYERIHRSNLIMMGVLPMQYLEGESAKSHGLTGKEFFSITGIEKDLTPSKKVTVTAKDDNGKETEFKVIARLDSPIEVAYYQNEGILQYVLRQFLKE